A region of Beijerinckia sp. 28-YEA-48 DNA encodes the following proteins:
- the flgC gene encoding flagellar basal body rod protein FlgC: MIDPLQASLRIASTGLQAQSNRLRVISENVANAESTGNTPGADPYSRKTITFESELDRAAGVPLLRTKSIGVDTSPFRLERNPGHPAADTDGYVKLPNVDVLIEMADMREANRSYQANLQAYKQARELFSMTIDLLKGGA; this comes from the coding sequence ATGATCGATCCGCTACAGGCATCCCTCAGAATCGCATCGACCGGTTTGCAAGCACAGTCGAACCGGCTGCGCGTCATTTCCGAAAACGTGGCGAATGCGGAATCGACCGGCAATACGCCCGGCGCCGATCCCTATTCGCGTAAAACCATTACGTTCGAGAGCGAACTGGACCGGGCGGCCGGGGTGCCGCTCCTTCGCACTAAGAGTATTGGCGTCGACACCTCGCCGTTTCGGCTTGAGCGCAATCCAGGTCATCCCGCCGCCGACACGGATGGCTACGTCAAGCTGCCTAATGTCGACGTGCTGATCGAAATGGCGGATATGCGCGAAGCCAATCGCTCCTATCAAGCCAATCTGCAAGCGTACAAACAAGCGCGGGAACTGTTTTCCATGACGATTGATCTTCTGAAGGGTGGGGCATGA
- a CDS encoding flagellar hook-basal body complex protein FliE encodes MIEAVGSSFLNTSIGTGSAVTPNALGSVNPNNKVSEGQAAGADFGQLLTQLSGEAVQTLKSAEQVSVAAIGSKVSAQQAVESILAAERTLQTTIAVRDKLVSAYQEISRISI; translated from the coding sequence ATGATCGAAGCTGTTGGGTCGTCGTTTTTGAATACGTCCATCGGGACTGGTAGCGCCGTTACGCCGAACGCGTTGGGGAGCGTCAATCCGAACAACAAGGTGTCGGAGGGGCAAGCCGCCGGCGCCGATTTCGGTCAATTGCTGACGCAGCTCTCGGGCGAAGCGGTGCAGACCCTGAAATCGGCGGAACAAGTGTCGGTCGCGGCCATCGGCAGCAAGGTTTCGGCCCAGCAGGCGGTCGAGTCCATTCTTGCCGCGGAGCGGACGCTGCAAACGACGATCGCCGTGCGTGACAAGCTTGTCAGCGCCTATCAGGAAATCAGCCGTATATCGATTTAG
- the flgG gene encoding flagellar basal-body rod protein FlgG, with the protein MRSLAIAATGMSAQQLNVDVIANNMANINTTGFKRARAEFTDLLYQTERLQGVSSRGRDNIVPEGASVGLGVRTASIRNLHVQGTLAATGNKLDVALTGRGFFQITGPDGEMLYTRSGAFNTNATGQLVTLDGYTVSPTIVIPTEAVDVTVSDSGMVSVSLAGQTAPQQLGQLTLANFANEAGLAPLGGNLYRQTAASGQPVTGVPGDPGVATVKQGYLESSNVDPVREITELISAQRAYEMNSKVIQASDEMASTVSKGMR; encoded by the coding sequence ATGCGATCTCTCGCCATTGCCGCTACGGGTATGAGCGCCCAGCAATTGAATGTTGATGTCATCGCCAACAATATGGCGAACATCAACACGACCGGGTTTAAGCGCGCCCGGGCGGAATTCACCGATCTTCTCTATCAAACCGAACGGCTCCAAGGCGTTTCCAGCCGGGGCCGGGATAATATTGTTCCCGAAGGCGCCTCCGTTGGTCTCGGCGTGCGAACCGCGTCCATTCGTAACCTGCATGTGCAGGGAACGCTCGCGGCGACGGGCAATAAACTCGACGTTGCGTTGACGGGGCGGGGATTTTTCCAGATCACCGGTCCTGATGGTGAGATGCTCTATACGAGATCTGGCGCCTTCAACACCAATGCCACTGGTCAGCTTGTGACGCTGGACGGATATACGGTTTCGCCGACGATCGTTATTCCGACCGAAGCGGTTGATGTCACCGTCAGTGATTCCGGCATGGTCAGTGTGTCGCTCGCCGGTCAGACCGCGCCCCAGCAGTTGGGCCAGTTGACGCTGGCCAATTTCGCCAATGAAGCCGGCTTGGCGCCGCTTGGCGGAAATCTTTATCGCCAGACCGCCGCGTCCGGCCAACCGGTGACGGGCGTGCCCGGCGATCCGGGAGTTGCGACTGTCAAACAGGGCTATCTGGAAAGCTCCAATGTCGATCCGGTTCGCGAGATCACGGAACTGATCTCGGCGCAACGCGCCTATGAAATGAATTCGAAGGTCATTCAGGCTTCCGACGAAATGGCTTCGACCGTCTCCAAGGGCATGAGGTAA
- the flgA gene encoding flagellar basal body P-ring formation chaperone FlgA, with product MSVGRSRATGWVEAALLAAFLLAGTGVCQAENFNVPVPTVVIYPRDVIKDNMLEDRQVTYRPQGAIAESRAQLVGKVARQTLLPGALIPASAVEEPRLVTIGHQVKMVFNVGGIVIVAYGLSLQSGTAGEIVRARNIDSGINISGIVQPDGSLLVGGL from the coding sequence ATGTCCGTTGGGCGCTCCCGCGCAACCGGCTGGGTCGAAGCCGCGCTGCTCGCCGCGTTTCTCCTGGCCGGTACGGGCGTTTGCCAGGCGGAAAACTTCAATGTTCCGGTACCGACGGTGGTGATCTATCCGCGTGATGTCATCAAGGACAACATGCTTGAGGATCGGCAGGTGACTTATCGTCCGCAGGGCGCGATCGCGGAATCGCGAGCGCAGCTCGTCGGCAAGGTAGCGCGGCAGACATTGTTGCCGGGGGCCCTGATTCCTGCCAGCGCGGTCGAGGAACCTCGGCTTGTGACCATCGGACATCAGGTGAAAATGGTCTTCAATGTTGGGGGCATCGTCATTGTCGCCTACGGCCTGTCACTGCAGTCGGGGACGGCAGGCGAAATAGTCAGGGCGCGCAATATCGACAGCGGCATCAATATTTCCGGCATCGTGCAGCCGGATGGATCGCTGCTGGTTGGGGGCCTTTGA
- the flgI gene encoding flagellar basal body P-ring protein FlgI, producing MRLFFFVLAAWLFAIPSQALVRIKDITSPQGMRDNQLVGYGLIVGLQGSGDTLRNSVFTEQTLQSMLDRMGVNIRGMVLRTRNVAAVIVTADLPPSIGRGSRVDITVSSLGDATSLMGGTLIMTPLNGADGQTYAVAQGAVIVSGMAAVGQAEVVTQGVPTAARIPNGATIEREPPGRLADLSPLSLELRNPDYATVVRITDAINEYSLQRFGKRTARERDFRTVVLSRPPRIGTARFLAEIGDLVVEPDTVARIVVDARTGTIVIGQDVQISTVAVTHGNLSVRITETPVVSQPAPLSRGGQTVVTPQTAIDVSEAGGQIALVGGSTLRTLVRGLNQIGVKPSGVIAILQAIKTSGALQADLVVQ from the coding sequence ATGCGGCTGTTCTTCTTCGTGCTGGCGGCCTGGTTGTTCGCGATCCCGAGCCAGGCTCTGGTCCGCATCAAGGATATCACGTCTCCGCAAGGCATGCGCGATAACCAGCTTGTCGGCTATGGGCTGATCGTCGGCCTTCAGGGCAGCGGCGATACGCTGCGTAACTCCGTGTTTACCGAGCAGACGCTGCAATCCATGCTCGACAGAATGGGCGTCAACATCCGCGGAATGGTGTTGCGCACGCGCAATGTCGCCGCCGTGATCGTGACTGCCGATCTGCCGCCCTCCATTGGGCGGGGTTCGCGCGTCGATATCACGGTCTCCTCTCTCGGCGATGCGACGTCCCTGATGGGCGGCACGCTGATCATGACGCCGCTGAATGGTGCGGACGGTCAGACCTACGCCGTTGCTCAGGGCGCCGTTATCGTTTCGGGTATGGCGGCCGTTGGGCAAGCTGAAGTCGTCACGCAGGGCGTGCCGACGGCCGCACGCATTCCAAATGGCGCAACCATCGAGCGCGAGCCTCCCGGGCGGCTCGCGGATCTGTCGCCGCTGAGCCTTGAGTTGAGGAATCCAGACTACGCGACCGTGGTTCGCATTACCGACGCCATCAATGAATATTCGTTGCAGCGATTTGGTAAAAGAACCGCCAGGGAGAGGGATTTTCGAACCGTCGTGCTCTCGCGGCCGCCGCGTATCGGGACAGCGCGTTTCCTTGCCGAGATCGGTGATCTGGTCGTCGAGCCCGATACGGTTGCCCGTATCGTGGTGGACGCCCGCACGGGAACGATCGTGATCGGGCAGGACGTGCAGATCTCCACGGTCGCGGTCACACACGGCAATCTGTCGGTTCGCATCACGGAAACGCCGGTCGTGTCACAACCAGCGCCGCTGTCGCGTGGCGGACAGACCGTGGTGACGCCGCAAACCGCCATCGATGTCAGTGAAGCAGGTGGCCAGATCGCCCTTGTCGGCGGGTCGACGCTGCGGACGCTGGTGCGCGGGCTCAATCAAATCGGGGTAAAGCCATCCGGCGTTATCGCCATTCTGCAAGCGATCAAAACGTCGGGCGCGCTCCAGGCCGATCTCGTTGTGCAGTAG
- a CDS encoding MgtE protein: protein MAVVEPVAKVPAAAPASAPAATPAPIPVASLSVPDLPSRPVPVEAAKPTKPTLAQDYCASFSNAASEFRFAWQMQQMAELEGQIKQRIAELEARRAELVQWQEKQEEFRRRAEEGVVAIYSRMRPDAASSQLAVMEEAGAAAILSKLTPKTASLLLNEMNAAKAAKLTDLMTGSVDASKK from the coding sequence GTGGCGGTCGTGGAACCTGTTGCGAAAGTGCCCGCGGCCGCACCCGCGTCTGCTCCTGCTGCCACGCCAGCGCCGATACCGGTCGCGAGCTTGAGCGTCCCGGATCTGCCGTCGCGTCCGGTACCCGTTGAAGCCGCAAAGCCGACCAAGCCGACGCTGGCGCAGGACTATTGCGCGAGTTTTTCCAATGCGGCGTCGGAGTTCAGATTTGCCTGGCAAATGCAGCAGATGGCTGAGCTCGAAGGCCAGATCAAACAGCGCATCGCCGAACTCGAGGCGCGCCGGGCTGAACTCGTGCAATGGCAGGAAAAGCAGGAAGAGTTCCGGCGCAGGGCCGAAGAGGGGGTTGTGGCGATCTATTCCCGGATGCGTCCGGATGCTGCCTCGTCCCAACTCGCCGTGATGGAGGAGGCCGGAGCCGCCGCCATCCTGTCCAAGCTCACGCCGAAAACGGCAAGCCTGCTGCTGAATGAAATGAATGCCGCGAAGGCTGCGAAGCTGACGGATTTGATGACGGGATCGGTCGATGCCAGCAAGAAGTGA
- the flgH gene encoding flagellar basal body L-ring protein FlgH produces the protein MPARSEYAPVRGLFLAIVLVTLGNSLGGCAADVTEIGREPRMTAVGSGLDQEIATPSVSSAPFPLPAYGGRSLWSSGRGELFRDQRAMRAGDVLTVSISINDRASLGNTSDRSKEAKISNNMAALFNLFGWTKSGTLDVEVDSKSSTKGQGNIDRSEKIQLSIAAIVTQVLSNGNLLISGSQEIRVNYELRLLNIAGIVRPTDIARDNTISYDKIAEARVSYGGRGRSMEVQQPNWGQQIYDLARPF, from the coding sequence ATGCCAGCAAGAAGTGAATATGCTCCTGTCAGAGGCCTGTTTCTGGCGATCGTGCTTGTGACACTTGGGAACTCGCTTGGCGGCTGCGCTGCTGATGTTACGGAGATCGGCCGCGAACCGCGCATGACGGCGGTTGGCAGCGGTCTCGATCAGGAGATCGCGACCCCTTCCGTTTCATCGGCTCCATTCCCATTGCCAGCATATGGAGGCAGGTCGCTGTGGAGCAGCGGACGGGGCGAGTTGTTTCGTGATCAGCGCGCCATGCGAGCTGGCGACGTCTTGACGGTGAGCATTTCCATCAACGACAGGGCTTCGCTCGGCAATACAAGCGATCGCTCCAAAGAAGCCAAAATTTCAAACAATATGGCTGCGCTGTTTAATCTGTTTGGCTGGACGAAGTCGGGGACCCTCGACGTTGAAGTCGACTCGAAGTCGTCGACGAAGGGTCAGGGCAATATCGATCGCTCGGAGAAGATCCAGCTGTCTATCGCGGCCATCGTCACCCAAGTGTTGTCTAACGGCAATCTGTTGATTTCGGGATCGCAGGAAATTCGCGTCAATTATGAACTGCGGCTGCTGAATATCGCAGGCATTGTCCGCCCGACCGATATCGCCCGCGACAACACGATTTCCTACGACAAAATCGCCGAGGCGCGCGTTTCGTATGGCGGACGCGGTCGCAGCATGGAGGTCCAGCAGCCCAATTGGGGCCAGCAGATCTACGATCTGGCGCGCCCGTTCTAG
- a CDS encoding flagellar basal body-associated FliL family protein, whose translation MARNVSKVTVKESEPKHGPSFLMFIVGLLVVTLVAVGGGWVISTQTYAMAHLEIAKAQKEEETKPRTANKVLSNLLELTPIVTNMGAPEEAWIRLEAAVVIDNPGQADTDVLTREITGDFLSYLRTISIAQIQGAIGLQHLRQDLMERASIRSKGRVRELIIHTLVVQ comes from the coding sequence ATGGCCAGAAATGTCTCGAAGGTGACGGTAAAGGAGAGCGAGCCCAAGCACGGGCCTTCTTTCCTGATGTTCATTGTGGGGCTGCTGGTCGTCACGCTGGTGGCTGTCGGCGGTGGATGGGTGATCAGCACGCAAACCTATGCGATGGCCCATCTCGAAATCGCGAAGGCGCAGAAGGAGGAGGAGACCAAGCCTCGGACCGCCAATAAGGTCCTCTCGAACCTGCTGGAATTGACGCCGATCGTGACCAATATGGGCGCTCCGGAAGAAGCCTGGATCCGCCTCGAAGCAGCCGTGGTCATCGACAATCCGGGCCAGGCGGACACCGATGTTCTGACGCGCGAGATCACCGGCGACTTCCTATCTTACCTGCGGACGATTTCCATCGCTCAGATCCAAGGGGCGATTGGGCTGCAGCATTTGCGGCAAGATCTGATGGAGCGCGCGTCCATTCGGTCCAAGGGACGCGTCCGCGAGCTCATCATTCACACCCTGGTTGTCCAATGA
- the fliP gene encoding flagellar type III secretion system pore protein FliP (The bacterial flagellar biogenesis protein FliP forms a type III secretion system (T3SS)-type pore required for flagellar assembly.), producing the protein MKRLAAAFSLLVLFIVLHAAHAQAQTIELDKLLPGGGTSVSGRMIQIFAVLTVLSVAPGLLIMVTSFTRFVVALSFLRSGIGLQSTPANIILISLSLFMTFYVMMPTFDRAWETGVRPLMENSISEQEAMVRISTPFREFMQSQVREKDLKLFSELARDKFKVNSEGVVDFRILIPAFMISELRRGFEIGFLIAIPFLVIDMIVATLTMSMGMMMMPPSVIALPVKVLFFVLIDGWNMLVGSLVRSVV; encoded by the coding sequence ATGAAGCGTCTGGCCGCAGCGTTCTCGCTTTTGGTGCTTTTCATTGTGCTTCATGCAGCACATGCTCAGGCGCAGACCATCGAGCTCGATAAGCTGCTACCGGGAGGCGGCACCTCGGTGAGCGGGCGGATGATCCAGATCTTCGCGGTGCTGACGGTTCTGTCCGTTGCGCCGGGGCTGCTCATCATGGTGACCAGCTTTACGCGGTTCGTTGTCGCGCTGTCGTTTCTGCGGTCTGGAATCGGACTGCAAAGCACGCCGGCCAATATCATCCTCATCAGCCTTTCGCTCTTCATGACCTTCTATGTCATGATGCCGACATTCGACCGCGCTTGGGAGACCGGCGTCCGGCCGCTCATGGAAAACAGCATTTCCGAGCAGGAGGCGATGGTCCGGATCTCGACGCCGTTCCGCGAATTCATGCAGTCGCAGGTGCGCGAGAAGGATCTCAAGCTGTTTTCCGAGCTGGCGCGCGACAAGTTTAAGGTTAACAGCGAAGGCGTCGTCGATTTCCGCATCCTGATCCCGGCGTTCATGATCTCGGAGCTGCGTCGCGGGTTCGAGATTGGCTTTCTTATTGCGATCCCGTTTCTCGTGATCGACATGATTGTCGCGACGCTCACCATGTCCATGGGCATGATGATGATGCCGCCTTCGGTGATCGCGCTACCGGTGAAGGTGCTGTTTTTTGTCCTGATCGACGGTTGGAACATGCTCGTCGGCAGCCTGGTCCGATCGGTCGTATGA
- a CDS encoding flagellin: MASLITNNSAMIALQTLTQTSKDMATTQSHISTGLRVATAADNAAYWSIATKMKSDNDANSSVTDALNLGGATVDVATSAMNASKDLVSQIKAKLVTASQPGVDRTAIQSDISQLQKQLKSVADSASVSGQNWVSVDSGATDYSATKKTIASFSKDTTGAVSIGTIDLDASKTALYDVASTGATGGILDKERTIGTDTASIATLDISALTDSAADQTTMTNYIKMTEAAFSDITAAASTLGSVKNRISIQQTFVSQLSDAITSGIGSLVDADMNKESTKLQALQVKQQLGVQSMSIANQNTQLILSLFR; the protein is encoded by the coding sequence ATGGCTAGCCTTATCACCAACAATTCCGCGATGATCGCCCTCCAGACGTTGACGCAGACGTCCAAGGACATGGCCACGACTCAATCGCACATTTCGACCGGCCTGCGCGTCGCCACCGCTGCCGACAACGCCGCTTACTGGTCGATCGCCACCAAAATGAAGTCCGACAACGATGCCAATTCCTCGGTGACGGATGCGCTGAACCTCGGTGGCGCGACGGTCGATGTCGCCACCTCGGCGATGAATGCGTCGAAGGACCTGGTTTCGCAGATCAAGGCGAAGCTCGTTACCGCTTCGCAGCCCGGTGTCGATCGCACCGCCATTCAGTCCGACATCTCCCAGCTGCAGAAGCAGCTCAAGAGCGTCGCCGATTCCGCTTCGGTCTCCGGCCAGAATTGGGTTTCGGTTGACTCGGGCGCGACCGATTACAGCGCGACCAAGAAGACCATCGCCTCCTTCTCCAAGGACACGACGGGCGCCGTTTCGATCGGCACGATCGATCTCGACGCTTCCAAGACCGCGCTCTATGACGTCGCCTCGACCGGCGCGACGGGCGGTATCCTGGACAAGGAGCGGACCATTGGCACCGACACGGCCTCGATCGCCACCCTCGACATCTCGGCCCTGACCGATTCGGCCGCCGATCAGACGACGATGACCAACTATATCAAGATGACGGAAGCGGCGTTCAGCGATATCACCGCCGCAGCGTCCACCCTGGGTTCGGTCAAGAACCGTATCTCGATCCAGCAGACCTTCGTCTCGCAGCTGTCGGATGCCATCACCAGCGGCATCGGTTCGCTCGTCGACGCCGACATGAACAAGGAATCGACCAAGTTGCAGGCCCTCCAGGTCAAGCAACAGCTCGGCGTCCAGTCGATGTCGATCGCGAATCAGAACACCCAGCTGATCCTGAGCCTGTTCCGCTAA
- the fliF gene encoding flagellar basal-body MS-ring/collar protein FliF: MEQLERLWGSLLGLGRRRLIALAMVGAAVFAATGLVGYQMSRPSFEVLYAGLDRQDVSRISRALTEATVGFDISSDGATVYVRYGETARARMLLAEKGLPHGASAGYELFDKVGSLGLTSFMQEVTRVRAAEGELARTIQFMRGVRAARVHIVMGDEGSFRRGRQTPSASVAIRTDATNDAAIAQAIRHLVAAAVPGMLTDQVTVIDSDGTLLSSTESEADAAPGRLHGLEKSVSKEIQDNVRKTLSPYLTPKNFQISVFTRLNTDKRQTSETVYNPESRVERSVRVIKENQQTQNSTSQQQPTSVDRNLPQQQPDRGKSGDNKQSNEENQKREELTNYEISSKTTSTVSGGYVIEAMSVAVVINRASLAGDGKVPAEQIAAKAAEIEQLVATASGARRDRGDTVKVSVVDFAASDRDLEPTPAHGVLDLLARYAGTLINSIGTLLAIVLVLVFGVRPAVRALMAVAEPAEEPMTPLLTNESGQMRIEDRTMPSPIQALGLPEPGPELMSQPIHAARARLEQIIALDETQSVAVLRQWMTHRVAA, translated from the coding sequence ATGGAACAGCTTGAACGGCTGTGGGGCAGCCTTCTGGGGCTCGGTCGGCGCCGTCTGATCGCGCTGGCGATGGTCGGCGCGGCGGTTTTCGCCGCGACGGGGCTCGTGGGCTATCAGATGAGTCGCCCCTCATTTGAGGTGCTCTACGCCGGCTTGGACCGACAGGATGTCAGCCGAATCAGCCGCGCGCTGACGGAAGCGACGGTCGGCTTCGATATCAGCTCCGATGGAGCGACAGTCTATGTGCGTTATGGCGAGACGGCGCGGGCGCGCATGTTGCTGGCCGAGAAGGGGCTGCCGCACGGGGCAAGCGCCGGCTACGAGCTGTTCGACAAGGTCGGATCCCTGGGACTGACGTCGTTCATGCAGGAAGTCACCCGCGTGCGCGCGGCCGAGGGCGAACTGGCGCGGACCATTCAGTTTATGCGCGGGGTGCGAGCCGCCCGGGTGCATATCGTCATGGGCGATGAGGGGTCTTTCCGGCGAGGCCGGCAGACGCCTTCCGCTTCGGTGGCGATCCGCACCGATGCGACCAATGACGCTGCTATCGCCCAGGCGATCCGCCACCTCGTCGCGGCCGCCGTTCCAGGCATGCTGACCGATCAGGTCACGGTCATCGACAGCGACGGGACTTTGCTGTCATCGACAGAAAGCGAGGCTGATGCGGCGCCAGGGCGCCTGCACGGCCTCGAAAAATCGGTTTCGAAGGAAATTCAGGACAATGTCCGTAAGACGCTGTCGCCCTATCTCACTCCGAAGAATTTCCAGATCAGCGTCTTCACGAGGCTGAACACCGATAAGCGTCAGACCAGCGAGACCGTTTACAATCCCGAATCGCGGGTGGAACGCTCGGTGCGCGTCATCAAGGAAAACCAACAGACGCAAAATTCCACCAGCCAGCAGCAGCCCACCAGCGTTGATCGCAATCTGCCGCAGCAGCAACCGGATCGGGGCAAGAGCGGCGATAACAAGCAGTCGAACGAGGAAAATCAGAAGCGCGAGGAACTCACGAATTACGAGATATCCTCGAAGACGACGAGCACGGTCAGCGGCGGTTACGTGATCGAGGCCATGTCGGTTGCTGTCGTCATCAATCGGGCGAGCCTGGCCGGGGACGGCAAGGTGCCGGCGGAGCAAATTGCCGCCAAGGCTGCTGAAATCGAGCAGCTCGTGGCCACCGCTTCGGGCGCGCGAAGGGATCGCGGCGACACAGTAAAAGTGAGCGTTGTCGATTTCGCCGCCTCCGATCGCGATCTCGAGCCCACGCCGGCCCACGGCGTGCTCGATCTCCTGGCGCGATATGCCGGCACGCTCATCAATTCCATCGGCACGTTGTTGGCGATCGTCCTAGTCCTGGTCTTCGGCGTGCGCCCGGCGGTCCGCGCTTTGATGGCCGTCGCCGAGCCGGCGGAAGAGCCGATGACGCCGCTTCTGACGAATGAATCGGGCCAGATGCGGATCGAGGACAGGACGATGCCGTCGCCGATACAGGCGCTGGGCTTACCTGAGCCTGGACCAGAATTGATGTCGCAGCCGATCCATGCGGCGCGCGCCCGTCTCGAGCAGATCATCGCACTCGACGAAACTCAGTCCGTGGCAGTCCTCAGGCAATGGATGACCCATAGGGTGGCCGCGTGA
- a CDS encoding flagellar motor protein MotB, with protein MLTTASTSGLLFAIPNCKRALALGFRLFSIWVREISMSEPERPHEIVIIRRSHDDDHDAHHGGVWKIAFADFMTAMMAFFLVLWIVNSSSKETRSSIALYFNPVQLTNSTAARKGLQDPKKLDSDASHTSNVREPEAKQNEDKEGGAVTVEDHKPQRQGPASETEKPRGEVKDPKSAPDVKEQAAARPGGGAASAAQSALKPGAINESALFRDPYAVLSEIAASSEEGGLKKETRERPPEANTGRLGLNAADKFRDPFEPVVPVLRSQALDTSSANQIANTLDTSAQPPRSIAGVGSVPVNAGSPPQDRAQDRPQDKPQDRSLDKAASGASDEATGVSGDQAAKLKVLLDQALRDEVGVKKSPRIELKTTQEGTLISLTDDLEFGMFKIGSAEPDPKTIRVMAKIGNILKSVPGSVVVRGHTDSRSYRTASGDNWRLSSSRAQMAFYMLVRGGFDEKRFDRVEGHADRHLKNVASPFAAENRRIEILVRNDKS; from the coding sequence ATGCTCACGACGGCGTCGACGTCAGGGTTGCTGTTCGCGATACCGAACTGCAAACGAGCATTGGCGCTTGGATTTCGACTCTTCAGCATTTGGGTTCGTGAGATTTCCATGTCGGAACCAGAACGGCCTCACGAAATCGTCATCATCCGACGTAGTCATGATGATGATCACGACGCCCATCACGGCGGCGTCTGGAAGATCGCATTCGCCGACTTCATGACCGCCATGATGGCGTTCTTCCTCGTTCTTTGGATCGTCAACTCCTCGAGTAAGGAGACGCGGTCTTCCATCGCGCTCTATTTCAATCCGGTGCAGCTGACCAACAGCACGGCGGCGCGCAAGGGACTTCAGGATCCGAAAAAACTGGATTCCGATGCGTCCCATACGTCGAACGTCAGGGAGCCAGAGGCAAAGCAGAACGAGGACAAGGAAGGCGGCGCGGTCACTGTTGAGGACCACAAGCCGCAGAGGCAAGGGCCCGCGTCCGAAACGGAGAAACCGCGTGGCGAGGTGAAGGATCCCAAGAGTGCGCCCGATGTGAAAGAGCAGGCGGCTGCCCGGCCAGGGGGTGGGGCAGCCAGTGCTGCTCAGAGCGCCTTGAAACCGGGAGCTATCAACGAAAGCGCTCTCTTCCGCGATCCCTATGCCGTCCTGTCCGAAATCGCAGCATCGAGCGAAGAAGGCGGATTGAAAAAGGAAACACGGGAGCGGCCGCCCGAGGCGAACACCGGGCGACTGGGGCTCAATGCTGCCGATAAGTTCCGCGATCCGTTCGAGCCGGTGGTTCCGGTTCTGCGCAGTCAGGCGCTGGATACGTCCAGCGCCAATCAGATTGCGAATACGCTGGATACGTCGGCTCAGCCGCCGCGGTCGATCGCAGGCGTGGGGAGCGTTCCAGTCAATGCGGGCAGCCCTCCCCAAGATAGGGCCCAAGATCGGCCGCAAGATAAGCCGCAAGACAGATCATTAGACAAAGCTGCATCGGGCGCGTCGGACGAGGCGACAGGGGTGAGTGGTGACCAAGCCGCTAAACTGAAGGTGCTGCTCGATCAGGCGCTCAGGGATGAGGTGGGTGTCAAAAAATCACCGCGTATCGAACTCAAGACAACGCAGGAAGGGACTTTGATCAGCCTGACCGACGATCTTGAGTTCGGCATGTTCAAGATCGGATCGGCGGAACCGGATCCAAAGACCATTCGCGTGATGGCCAAGATCGGCAATATCTTGAAGTCTGTTCCAGGCTCCGTGGTTGTGCGCGGTCATACGGATTCACGCTCGTATCGAACCGCGTCCGGCGATAATTGGCGCCTGTCGTCTTCCCGGGCGCAAATGGCGTTCTACATGCTGGTGCGGGGTGGGTTTGACGAGAAGCGCTTCGACCGAGTCGAAGGACATGCTGATCGGCATCTGAAGAATGTCGCTTCGCCCTTTGCGGCGGAGAACCGGCGGATTGAAATTCTAGTCAGGAACGACAAGTCGTGA